CTTATTTTAGGAAACATGACACTGATTTCAATGAACTGAGTATAAACTTTTCCTCTATCTGTTTCGCTGTCCTGTCTACAGTGAGAGTGACCAGAGCTCCAACGGTAACCAAAGCAACTCATACAGCCAGTCTTAGCGTGGCGCCTGTATCTCCCCGGATTCCATAATGTCGATGCAGAGAGAGGTTGATCACCTTCAAAACGTTGCACAGCACAACCTCTGTGATGCCATCTTCAACTGacaacccccccacccaacTCTGAGAGTCATGTCTTCACTTTACCCTTCTCTGATCATTCTGGGTTTATGGATTTAGGAAACAGCCGCAGAAACACCTGCAGTTAACAGCCGATCAGTGACAGCAGGCAGTTATGTTGTCTCAATGAGGCCACTCTACTCTGCTCCAGACTTGAAATGAACTTAAACTGAGGAACAGAAGGGGGTGGGGTAGAGGGTAAGTGAGTGTGAGGGGGTAAACTTGATGGGAGAATTGTGGGAGGGGGTTTACAGATGTGATGATTCAGTAAAAACATTTGATTGTAATGATCCTGACGTCCTTGAACAGCCCAGAGGAGCAGAGCAAATCACTTCACATGGAGCTCCACGGGAATCGAGAAAACTTGATcacaaatactgtgtgtgtgtgtgtgtgtgtgtgtgtgtatacgtacAACATATTGAGAGGCCAGTCTGGGCGGGTTTTCATTCCTCAGGGACCATGGTAGTCTTCCCTACTCGTGTCTGtacataaaaatgatttgataCTGTGCCGTTTAAAGAATGGTTTTGATTGGATATCACCCTGTGCAACTGTGATGTGATTGGATATACCTGCCCTCTGCGCTCTGTGCTGGTTGATCATGAACCGTGCCAGGGAAAAAATCCCAAGAGAGGCTCTTCTTTTAAGGTTTATAGTAGCTCTTTGAATTCCAGATTTTACTGTTTTGAATCATGACAAttccacctcctccctcccattcGCTCTTTCATTTTGTAAATAGCCTTTTTGcttctattcatttattttatgtcatGTTTTTGCTTCATTGAGGAAAACTCACCGGAAATCATGAGCGGCTTCCACTTTGAACTCTGTGCTTGAATGAAAGTGCCCCAGTCTGATTCATTGTCATGATTTTGTTTGCCTGCTGCAAAGCTTACGCTTCATTTTATTgtactttctttttcatttattctgctTAGTTGTAgaatatgtatcttgtaaatctattttaaaaacttttagtttgtcaatgattttttttttttttttttgagtaaaGGCAAATCACAGTCATTCTAAATGAGTCTGTTTTGGTTGTACATACTTATTTCTATCCTGCCATCTCTTTAATCAGTGAATTGTGGCAATATATGTGTCCATATACCTGTAAATATCTATATTTTTGTGATATAAAATagtgggaggtgtgtgtgtgtggctgtactAAAAACAAGGTGCTTCAAAGCCTTATAAAATAATAGCTGCTGGTTACAGAGAAAATCCTTCATGTGAGCACATTGTCCCATTCAGGTGAAAGTGTAACATGTATCTTAGGGTGGATTTTTGTCGCAGTACTTGGATGCATCTTTATGTTTTCCTCAGTGGCTTCATCTACTGTACACTCAAGTTCTGTCACTGTTGGAAAAAGCAGCTGAATAGGTACATAAATATCTTGTTAAAGGCCACTTTTTCATACTAAGTGAAAGCCAATGAGGCATGTTTGAAGCATCCTTGTTTGACTCTGCCCTCAGGCATTTTCCTCCCCTTCAGCAGGCTCCATCTGTTACACGACTGTTCACTTGAGCTGGCGTACAGTGAAAAGGGCTTCACACTAAACTATTCCCTCTAGTTCTGATTAAAACATCACCCAACATTGTTTTATCAAATATTACTTGAAAGTCTTTGTCTATCATTTTATCAATTATGGTAATAAAATGTATGGTGTGGAAAAACAAAGTGGCTCACTGCTGTTATTCAAACTGTTGTGTTCATAGTGTATGTGATTCACTTCCAGCCTGTTACAAAAGTCTTGTACAGATCGTTTACCTAACTTCAATGTCAACGACTATATGGCGTGGCAGTGGTGGGACACCTAGTGGTAGGACATGTAACAGTTTACactatgcaggatttgataTAGAAACCCTGCATATGGTTAATAACAGGAAGCTTGGAGATACAGGCAAACTATGCAACATCTATTACAAAATTAGCtgtttttacaattaaaaaaatctgaagtGCTTCATTGACTGAACAGTATCAGGATGTATTTTCTAGTAGTTGCCTCTAGGTGTTTGTACAGTCCTTCTGACGTCACTGTATCTGTGTAAAGCCAGCTGAAACATTAACAACTATTGCTGGAGCATCACAATAAAACtcttatgttttcttttttaactttaaatggAGGAAACACTGCTATCACTGCTTTTAGAGAGACAACCTTTATGTGATTATTAACACCTGTGCCTTTTCTaccaataatgaaataaacatatCTGCCCTGAGGTCCTTTTGTCTATTAATTGGGTAGAACTTTGATAAAATGCCTTAAAGACTACACTTaaggtaaaaataaatacatctttgTAGCAGTTTCAGTCATTaataagaaacaacacaagaATAACATAAAGGAGCAATAAACTCTCAATAAATTAATTCTcataaacaacataaatgaATGTTATATGACTGAACAGGAATCTTGACACACTTGAGAATCTGTGAGTACATATCTAAATGTAGACATTcgttttcatttttgttcatcATTTAGATATGTTATGTTATTCAAAGACTGCTGCAACGCATTATCCTCGGATCtgactttactttgaaaggcagcACTGGAAGCTCTGCTGGTTGCTTGTTCCGCCTTGACACTGACAGGAGCCAGCTCCGAGCGGGCTGCGGAGGATGTCGACCCCGCTGCGGGGACAAGCTCCGGGCGGGATGCTTGTGTCCACACAGTCGCCCGGCACCTGGAGCTCCCGGCACTCATGGGGACCTCGCTGATGAAGCCTGCCAGAGTGAGGCGGAAAGTGGCCGGAGACAGAGAGCATGTGCTGGCGCGTCGGGCTCGCCTGGACGCGGTCGTGTGTGGTTGATCTTGGCCAGAACCAGAGCTTCTCCTCCGGCCTGCCGGGCTCCGATGAGCAGCTCTCGTTTTATGGGTACATTATCGCCTACCCACTGCAGGACTGCGGCGGGATCATGTCAGCTTTGGGCTCGGACTCGTGGTGGCGGAAAACGCTGTATTTGACCGGAGGGGCTCTgctcgctgctgctgcttattTGCTGCACGAATTGCTGGCCATCAGGtaccaacaacaacacataGATGCTGTCAGAGGAGCAGCTTGAAGCTGCAGACCTCATCACTTTGTTTAAGTGTCAGAGTATgatagatttaaaagcagccgGGGATCTTATTCTGTTATTATTCCAAATCTCCCAGCTCTGATGTATTTTCACCGGGGGCTGATATTACTTAATCTTGTCAGGTTGGGCGGGGTGAGAGCGGAGTCAGTGGAGAATATGAAATCGTGAGTGGGTGGCTGTGATGTAACGGatcccccaacccccccaaatCCCTctctaacaaacacacacgttaGATTTCCGTGTTTATTGGCTTCTTGCTGTGGAGAAATGACACGAGCAACCTGCGACTGTAATCTTATCATAGCCAGGATCAATCAAAAATGATTAGCTGTAATTAGCCGACAATGAATGTATAAGGCTTATTTGCTATATTGTGTGTTTAAGAGGTTAGTCTGCAGGCCTGCTTCCAGCAGCTCTCTCTTGACATGTATGAATCGACTTTATGACAGCAAGTCACTTTCATTTGTCTGTTCAAGGACGTTATGTACAGGGTTAATCTTGTGCTTGCTGGAAGCCAAAATGAAAAGGGAATAGTGATGTAATTGATTTGATTATCATCAGTCTTTGGCCGGGAGGAGGGTTAACCTGACTGTCCGACACTGTTGTCCTTAACATCTCGGGTTACCTGCAGTCCAGGCCTTGTTGTTGACGAGCCACAGGCCCACAGCAATACTACAACATAGTGAGTGTTGAGAATTATAAAGGCACTAACCACTGGGTGATGCATTGTTAGTCTCGCTATGGATAATAAGAGGATATAAGGTTGATTTTAGCTGAAGTGACAAGGAGTCTTGTTGGTGTCTAGGCCCTGGACACAGTGTCCCGTGTGGCTTTATTAATGCGGAGTCGATTTGTATATGTAGGATATTTGGCAGAAATAAGGCTGATTGTTGTGCAATGAAATAATCGTTTGATGGGGTTCCTGTAGACTGTATGTAGCTGGTCagtttttaatgattaaatattGCAGCTCTCTTCTGTCTCATCGTGTGCTATAGGCTTAATTTTACGATCATCTCTTGTCTTTAGATGAAATAGGATTGCACTATTGAGGTTATTCCTCCAAAAAAATGCCTTTCGTTAAAGTCAGCGGTCATTTCAGCACCACAGTGAGGCGGAcagctcctctgctctcaggCGCTGCTGCTTGTTTTCACGTTTCAGCACTTTGACAGTGTCCCTTTATTTCTGCATCCTGCCCACGCACGTGAATTTGTTGCCGTTTGTGGAGCACTCGTGCATGCTCATGACGTGGccggttgtgtttttttctttctcctcggTACTGTCCATGTGAATGCAGCATAATCTATCAGAAGAGTAGAGTGGCTAATTGTTCTGACATTGCGGTTTTCCCCCAGCTAGTGGTAAAGGCCCCATAATCATTTGACCTATTcagtcataaacacacacacacacacacacacacacacacacacacacacacaatatcagACCATGGGGTCTCTTTTGGGGGACATTGCATGGATTTATTACCACTTGCCTAATCCTAATCTGAACCTAAATGTAACCTAACcgtaaccttaaccactgacctcCCAAAATGAGCTTTTTCCCAATTGGGAACATGGATTTTGCCTCTAATTGGACAAGGTGTCAGCAATTGACTGGTCCTAAGTCTGAcgtttgtccccaaaagtagcctatgacagaccacacacacagttgtgttTGACTTAGAGTTAATATTGACTAACATTAATACCCTGGAGATTGGCCCTAACCCTTATCATACTTTAACCTCAATCCAAGTGTTCACCCTAAAATTTCATGATTTATATTATGGGGACTTTACATCCTCACAACATGAGTAATAcaaatgcagagagagagagagagagagaaacacaaacacactcagtgaGGAGGACACTGCATTGATGCACGTTAATtcagttaatttaatttaattctcaTCATGGCAAGATTAAAATGCTGGAAATTTAGTGTTTTGGGACTCTACTGATCCCCCAACTACTCATCTCTTTGCAGTGTGTATGTTCTTTATTGCCCCCAAGTTCCCATTATGTTCTTTGCAACCAGTACTGTGAAGCTGGAATGGTACCTAATTTGTGTTAGATGGGGTAACTTCACGAAACACAACATAAGGAATATGTGGCACGCAAGCAAcatataaacagaaaaacaataaagctCTTAAGAGTAGATTTTGACACAGGACAGGGCCCCAAAATAAGCTGATAACACTGGGGCCACTGTAGTTCATATTGTAATTAGATGATGAAACTTTTAGAGTTGCATCTGATggttattttcatcatcaattaatctACCCAATGTTGTTGGGTCCATGAATCAACTTTTGCTccagaaaactgtgaaaaatacaaacaatatcCTGGAGCAAAAGTTGatgtcattaaatgtgttttgtccaATAATCCTCAAAACCCCAAATATTATATCTACTATAATGAAAGACTAAAGAAGGCAGTAGaatatctcattaaaaaatagGAAATCTTTGGTATtttacttgaaaaatgactggAATGTTCTTAGATGACGATGACTATTTAACTGTCATCAAAACCAGCTCAGGACAGTTGCACACTTTGCTCAGCTGGTAATTCAGCCTCACTGAACCACTACATGCCCACAACTGCAACCCAAAaagttaatgttaaatattataggAGCCCAATGTCTTCAAATGGGAGGTGAGTCCTCATAATGTGAGACAAATGTATATTTCCACAACATAACTAGTACAAACATGCACacctacattttttttgtagCCAGTCCCTCTGGTTGATCTGAATTCTTTTCTCCacacagaaaggaggaagagctggactCTAAAGACGCCATCATACTCCACCAGTTCTCCAGGCCCAAAACTGGTGTCCCGTCCCTGTCCCCTTTCTGCCTTAAGATGGAGACCTACCTCCGCATGGTTGACCTGCCCTACCAGGTAGCTACCAGGTTATGTGtctttgagagaaaatatgCAATTACTCAATTTTACTTTTTGATCTACTGACTGAGATTGTCTAAAGTATCGATACCTCAATACCTTTTCGATACCACATGTTTAAAACGATATGACCTCCGTTAATTACACATTTGATGAACCCAAAGCTACAAAGAAGTAACAAACCCACcacatgactttttttaatttttaaaaaaagacacaattatCTTATTTTGTCTGCCTAGCACTCTTTTTTACTTCTTACCATGGTGTCAAAAGAGggagtatgtttttttttaaactaatatgaaatattgtaataatgtttaaaattcTGTTATTGTGACATCCATACCAGTTTCTCTTGTTGTAATTACTTTTCTATTACTGTCAaaagttttttaatgttttcttttgagCCAATTCAGTTCTCATAAAAAACAGTCACTTTATCTCCCTCTCTGAACCCCACTCGACACCCCCTTATGCACCTACACATTTTCACTTTTCCccactcctttctctcttccagAACTACTTTGATGGGAAGCTTTCACCACAGGGGAAGATGCCATGGATTGAGTACAACCAAGAGCAGGTGTGTGGCACCGAATTCATCATTGACTTCCTGGAGGAGAGGCTGGGCGCTAGCCTTAACAAGAGCCTGACACCGCAGGAGAAGGCCATGTCTCGTGCTATCACCAAAATGGTGGAGGAGCATTTCTACTGGTGAGGAACCACAAAATGTTCAAACACAGTACTGCAGTTGACTATGATTGAAAAAAGTAGGAGATAGCATTGCATATTACCTGCTTACATTACTTAAAGGGGAATAATGAGTgaggtgttttgtgtttatttcttgGGTCAAATTGCTTCAGGTTTGAATGAAAACCCCTCAGCACATAATAGTTTATTGCAGACGTCTTTAATTGGATgatgttgcttttttatttttgtttttttaaatgcaatccATCATTAAGATTGATTATAATATTAGCACTTCAGACTGTCCTGGACTTAACATCAATATGCCTGGAAAATATAATTCAACAATTTTTATGGAGcaaattataaatgtttttatcttttaatatttttaattttataaaaacagtaattattCTCTGGTTTTAGAAATGTCAAGCCAAAAAAAAGTTCTCATCTGCCTACTCTTTGCTTCTTCaccctcttcttctttgtcttcctccatccttccatacttctagtacgtgtggcagcagcagcaatagcAGTAAATTACTCAGTAGCAGTGTTCACAGTACTAGTATTTACtctgaaatgtgtgtatgtgtcgcAGGACCATAGCTTACTGTCAGTGGGTGGACAACCTGGAGGAGACACAGAAGATGCTGTCAGTGAGCGGGCCGCTGAGTGACCTGCTCAAGTGGATCCTGAGTCACGTGACCGGTGGGATCGTCAAGAGGGAGATGTACGGACACGGGATCGGGCGGTTCTCCAAGGATGAGGTTTACGCCCTGATGGAGAAGGACATGCGCACCCTGGCCACTTTACTAGGTGACACATATAGAAGATTAGGTTATCTGATAATATACATGTAGCCTATATCATGATGAGACAGGAAAATTACAAATGAAACAAGTATGCTTTGTTTGCATAAAGTTAAGATTCATATTGATTATACATATTTGTATCCAAACAGATCACATTCACTTTGTTATTGCATATTTGTCATAATTTGTGGCATCTGTTCACATAGTTTTACCTGAAAGCAGATCAACAGATTTATTAGGAAAGTAAAACCATCATTACAGCTTTCCAGTGTGTCTCCTGAGAGTTATAACTAGCAGCATCATGTTTGTATCTGTCAGAGGATAGGCCTGGTTGCATAAAAAACATAGGAACAATACTGACCTCCTGTGGTGAAGATTGAGCATTACAGCTTTATCACACTGACACTTCTTGAACTACAACATACAACATCTTGGAAAATCAGGATATGTTTTGTACactgacagaaaagaaaagtctgattgtacttttgtattttatttgacttgATCTTTTTTCTGTATGCTATCTTAGGTGATAAGAAATACCTTATGGGCTCTAAGCTTTCAACAGTAGACGCTGCAGTGTTCAGTCACCTGGCCCCGGCTATGTGGACGCTACCAGGAACACGGCCGGAGCAGCTAATCAAAGGTGAGGtcattaaaatgtgacaatatAAGGGTCATTTTGTCTTATGCAGAGAGTAGTTTTATTTGCCAAGCTTTCAAGATCCTCGCTACGCAGTAGCCACTTCAGTAAAATTAAGGAGGATGAAACTTTATTTGTGTCTCACAGTAATGAAAAATAAGATTAGAAAACTGCAGCAGTAGCATGCCTGTGTAGAAATAATGTCCTGATTATTGTAGATAACCTACAGACTTCACTGTGAATTTCCTACCAAATTTTTTGAACGCCACATCTGTGGATAGATGTACTGTATACAACAGtaaatatctttctatctgtgcTTTTATACAAAACATTAACAATTTGTCCCCTTAATCTAAAGTCAACTTCAGTGAATAAAATCATAACTTCATTTCTTAATGTTCTGTAGAGCTGCAGCAATCAGTTAATTGACAGCAAATTATTCACcaataattttaataatcaattaattgatttagtcctattgtaagaaaaaaatactaATTTTTTCTTGTTCCAGCTacttaaatgtgaatgttttctgaTTCTTCAGTCCTCTCTAATAgtgaactgaatatctttggattgtgGACTGTTGGTGAGGAATAAACAAGATATTTGAGATTGTAcattgggctttgggaaacaataatttattataacttactgacattttatggaccaaacaactaatcgattaatcaagacCATTATCAACAGATTAATTTATCATAATTGTTCATTGCAGCCCAGTTCAATATAGTTGTTATTTAACACTttcaaacagtcaaacacaactCTAATTTTATAACTTAGTGACTTTACTAACATCTGGATATAGGTTAGCACAAACACGATTAGATACGAACAGATTTTAACTGAacaaattcacaaaaaaaaggcATGAGTTGGTCTCCAACAGGGgtgattttttctgttttagctATAGCTGTCaataactgtaatctgttacttAATTGGATGGAAATTCTGCACTGTGTCTAGGACCAGTCATATGTCATATGTCCTTTAGACATATGACAGTGATAACTATAACATGACATTTGATATTGATGACAGCATTGAGGATTTCTctttgcttgcttgcttgcagAAGAAGCTCAATTGACTGAAAATATCGAAATCAGATCATGTAGTTGATTTAATATGTTGGCAGTGTTCAACTGGCCcaaactgaaaatgtcaatTGAGTTAACTAAGTTATGCACAGTGAAGgaattatataaatgtattctaGTTTTATTGTCTGCTGAGCATGAAACAAAGCCagtaaagtattaaaaataGGAGAAATATTAATCAATTGAAGCAGATGCAAGAGAGACTTAACTAAGAGAGAGTGATGTTCTTTTATcagattgtttcatttgaaaagtGTTAAAGGCGTGAAAAGGTCAAATTCATCTGAGATTTGAGATGAGTCAGAAAAATAATGTTGTTGTTAACAGCCTCATGACCCCCAGATTTACCTTGGAATCCCTCAGGGTGTCCTGACTTCCAGGATGAGAAGCACTGGACTAATTATGTTAGGTTTATTCATCAGCGATGTTGTACACTTTACccactgagctgtgtgtgtgtgtctcctccaGGTGAGCTCATCAACCTGGCCATGTACTGTGAGCGCATTCGCCGGCGATTCTGGCCCGAGTGGTTCGTGGACCTGGAGGATTTGTGCTACGACACCACAGAGGACAGCGACTCGCCCTCCAAACTCCCTGATCTGGGCCTCTACTCCGGCACGGGCACTTTCCAGGAGGACGAGAGCTTACACACGCCGAACACTCACACACCGCAGGACCTGCGGTCGCCCGACAGCGACCCAACGGGCCATTCGCTGTATGACTCTGATATGGACACGGAGTGCTCTGAAATAGACCAGCTCAAGTGTTGacccaaaacacacatgtaGTGCAcaacacatagatacacacgtATACGCACACCACAGGTAGGACGTGTTTCCTACCTGCACACACGTCCCCTACCTCTTAGAACAGACAATATCTGGGGAGTCCTTTCAGTGTCACCTGTGATGCTGGAGAAGTTGAAGACGTGAGGTTTGACTTGCACACTTTAGTGGAGGAATGGTTGCAATAGAAGAAGTGAAGTGTGGCTCAAACAACGAGGCAGCACATAAATTAAAAGTAgcgaaaggaaaagagaggcaCAAATGGATCGAAAACAAGAACTAGacgtaagaaaaaaaaaacaggagtaAATGACGCCGCTGCTGAGAAACTCCTCCACATGGTCGACATCGTCTGCAGTCACAACTTCTACCTGTTGTCACGTCGCCGTAACTGTGGCAACTACTTGTCATACCCCGTAGCAACTCGCGCCACCCagccttgtgtgtgtttgactaaCAGAACCCTTAACGCCTTGTATTGACATTGACATGTAGGAAACTATACAGGATTTACGTGAATGGATACAAATTAGTGTACATAATATAAATGGATTTCAGATCAAatttgattatatatatatattatatatatatatgattataAATAGTGTAGCCTGCAAATATAGAATCATCCTCTCTGTCATATGGTGTAAATACTGTGGGTGTTtcttatgtaaaatataaatcaaattgTCTTGTAGATGTTAACCGTCTTGACAAAATACCCCCTACAATAGTCTAGGATCAGTCTAAGGAGCCCCATGAATCCTGGATTGTATGTTTCCATCTACACTCGGGATATAACAGTAATGCCTGCTGCCCAT
This genomic interval from Scomber japonicus isolate fScoJap1 chromosome 17, fScoJap1.pri, whole genome shotgun sequence contains the following:
- the faxca gene encoding failed axon connections homolog, which encodes MCWRVGLAWTRSCVVDLGQNQSFSSGLPGSDEQLSFYGYIIAYPLQDCGGIMSALGSDSWWRKTLYLTGGALLAAAAYLLHELLAIRKEEELDSKDAIILHQFSRPKTGVPSLSPFCLKMETYLRMVDLPYQNYFDGKLSPQGKMPWIEYNQEQVCGTEFIIDFLEERLGASLNKSLTPQEKAMSRAITKMVEEHFYWTIAYCQWVDNLEETQKMLSVSGPLSDLLKWILSHVTGGIVKREMYGHGIGRFSKDEVYALMEKDMRTLATLLGDKKYLMGSKLSTVDAAVFSHLAPAMWTLPGTRPEQLIKGELINLAMYCERIRRRFWPEWFVDLEDLCYDTTEDSDSPSKLPDLGLYSGTGTFQEDESLHTPNTHTPQDLRSPDSDPTGHSLYDSDMDTECSEIDQLKC